The Melanotaenia boesemani isolate fMelBoe1 chromosome 11, fMelBoe1.pri, whole genome shotgun sequence genome includes the window CGGAGTAACAACTAGCAGTGGGTTAATAGTAGGAAATATATACGTAAGAATACACTTTCAAAGCTATAATGGGTGGAAGGCATGCCATTAATCTGTAATGTCACACTGACTATGCACTTACGAAACGACCAGTCTTTAGTTGTTAGCTGCTGGGCTCATACTTCCTCTCTTTATTATTCTGCGTTCCGCTGTGACTTAACTCCGACAAAAGAAGAAGACTTTGAATAATGTTGGCGCTAGACATATGAAAACAATGAGACCTGAACGCCACTGCCTTGACATGGCTGAGGATGGAGCGCTGAGTCCAACGGGAGGACGTGCTGAATCATCATCAGGCCGTTCTGGTCGACAAATCTTCAGAAGTTCAGCCCATTTCCGCAGCCTGCTGGACGGCCTGCTCTCTCTCAGACAGGGAGACATCCTGTATGATGTTGAGCTGGTGGTGGAGGGTCGACCTCTCCGGGCCCACCGTGTACTTCTGGCAGCCTCTTGTGATTATTTCAGGTAAAACTCACCGAGACTTGTCACTGATGCTCAACCTGCATCTTCACTTTGCTTCACTTTGTGTCATTTTGATTACAATCAGGTTGTGCAACTGAGGCTGTATGATCAAAAAAATCTCTGACCTTTAGAGTTTATATTGTTAAATTTTTTCATATTGCATCATTTCCTTATGTTTCCCCTTACCACAATTCATAAAATGTATGAATTCAATCTAATCAGTTAGTGCAGGCTTCTGCAGCCCATTGTCACAGGACCTAGACAAGTCTTGGTAGAGCGACCAGTTTAAACAAAGATTATCCTTTTCTAGATAATGATGCAGCTTATCAACATTGTCATATGATAACCACATGAACATTTGGGTTCGGTCACCTCTGAGCTGTGATTCCAGTTTTCATACAGGATACTGAGAAGAGTTTTTGTcggtctttatgttttttttgcataaaaacaaaacataaagatgTGTCCTCAGAGGCTGGCATATAAACAGCTgagatttagttaaaaaaaaaaaaaaacaaacccctataaacataattttttgaAGGCAGTAGTTTCAGAATGCATTACACGACATAACACCAATCACAAAgcaaaaagacataaaatgatCATATTAATTACAGCTTGTATGTGTGAGTATGTCAAACATACCTTAACTCTCATGTCTCTGCTTACATACCTGGCCTCAAACTGTTTGTTTAGCACTTCCCCTAGACCTACTGAGAAATATGTTCAGTAGGAGGTTTGTGTTGTCTTTTGTCCAAATGTAAGAAGCCGCTCATGATGCAGCATCATGGAAAGCAATAGCCAAAACCtttacatatgtgtgtgtatatatatatatatatatatatatatatatatatatatatatgtatatataaataaataaagatcatAAAGTAGAAAATGATCCAGGGAGTAAGAATGGTGCATATTGTGCGTAAGTACATCGGCTAGAATTCCATTTGAATGCACTGTGACTGGATGGTGTGAGCCTCCTCATCAGTGGGAGACCAGGTTAAATTATGTTTCACCTTCTCCACTAGGGGGATGTTTACTGGAGGTCTCCGGGAGGTGCAGCAAAAGGAGATTCCAATCCATGGAGTGTCCTACATTGCCATGAAAAAAGTACTTGACTACATCTACACATCAGAGATCGAGTTAGACATGGAGTGTGTTCAGGAAGTCCTGACAGCTGCCACGTTAATACAGGTAAGCCGATTTGATCTAAGTCCATTTTCTTTGCTCTGCTTTGTTTAGCTTAACCTCAACGTTTTGTTTTAACAGCTTGAAAATGTCATCAGCTTCTGCTGCGACTTCCTGTTCTCCTGGCTGGACGAGAGCAACATTTTAGAGGTGCATCACATTGCCGATCTCTACGGACTGGAGCAGCTTAAAGCCAGAGTCCACTGCTTCATCCTCAGGAATATCCAGACTTTGTCTCAAACAGATGAGTATCGACAACTCCCACAAGATGTAGTCTTCAGAGCGCTAAACAGTGATGAGCTCCAGGTGACCAGTGAGAATGAGGTGTACGAGGCCGCTCTCCACTATCACTACAGTCCAGAGGAGGTGGAAACTGACCAGGTGTACTTGCAGGTCAGTCTAAAGgtgtgtctttattttgttctcaGCTGTTATTGAAAATAAATCAGTGGCATTTTTACTGAATGCCAGTTAATCATATTCATCTTTCTCATGCAAAAGGAAAATCTAAAGATGCTCCAAGCTGTACGTTTCTGCCTGATTGAGAAGCAAGTGCTGCAGAGACTGCACAGCAGACTGGATCAGTGTCCACTGAAAGACTCAGTTTCAGCTGCGCTTCGGTACCACGAGCAGGAGGTGTTGCAGCCCGTCCTGCAGAGTCCTCTCACACAGCCGCGGTCCACCTTCCACTGCATCCTGGGCTTCGGCGGGATGTTCAGCTCCAGCACCCTTGCAGAAAGCGAGCACCTGTTTCAGGTGTACCTCCCGAGCTGGGGGGAGTGGAGGACTCTCACTGCAGCTCATGCTCCTCGAATGTCCAATCAGGGCGTTGCTGTGCTCAACAACTTTGTTTATCTTATCGGGGGCGATAAGAACACCAGTGGATTTCGTGCAGAGAACCGTTGCTGGAGGTGAGAGCCcatctgaatatttttaatctacTTAACATCTTAGCTGCCTGTTCTTGTGAttaaattttagattttagtgacttttgtttttataatacaTCATCTGTAATCAGCTGGGGAACGTTTAACTGGGATCTTTCTcactaaaaaaatgtttccagtcTTGCAGCAAAGTTTGGTTAGCagttgtttttgtgcttttgatTGCATCCCATGATCTTCATCAGTGCATGGACTTGGTTTTTTTTAGAGCCAAGTTCCTTGTACACATTAGCTTAATAgagtttatttctgcttttggaAATGGCAACTAGGAAACAGCTACACTAAAAGGTCAGTTTGTCATTACTTTGGAGCTTTTGATCATATTTCTTTAAGTAAAAGGTTCCATACACACCACAATGTCATTTTGTTCAGTAAActgagtaaaaaaagaaaaaaaaaaaaaaaaaaaaaaaacaatacactgGTGATCACTTGTGAGATGGAGAGATGTTTGCTCCTGCTCGGATTTTTTGAGTTCTTCTTTTCCTGATTGCTTGTCCACTCTCTTAAGATACGACCCTCGTCATAACAGCTGGTGCTCCATCCAGcctatgcagcagcagcatgctGACCACTGTGTCTGTGTGGCGGGCGGCTATATCTACGCCATCGCAGGGCGAGACTACAGCAGCGAGCTGGACTCAGTGGAGCGCTACGACCCACACACCAACATGTGGGAATTTGTATCACCTTTGAGGAGAGAAGTATGAGTTTACAGGGTTGGAAGATAAACAAGAAAGTGCATGTGATGCCTCTGCTGTCCACATGATGGCGCCATATACTCATCTGTTCCTctgttgatttcttttttttttttttactcctccTTAAATACTTTCTCTCCAGGTGTATGCCCATGCTGGAGCAGTGGTAGATGGGAAGATTTATATAACATGTGGGCGTCGAGGAATGGCATACCTCAGAGAGACCTACTGTTTTGATCTTGCAGCCAATGCGTGGACAGCATGTGCAGAAGGACCAGTGGAGCGAGCGTGGCATGGCATGGCTGCTGTTAACAGACGTGTGTATGTTATTGGCGGAAGTAATGATGAGCGTGGATATCGGCGTGATGTCCTAAAGGTACAGTGTCACCAGTCATCACTGCCGTTTACTACTGCACGATAAGAGCAGTATAAATGTCACCTGCACTTTTTAAACTGCCctcacatttttctgtcatatacttaaaataaaaattttccaTCCAGTTCAGCTTCTTTTAGATTATCTCAAAGCATGAGGGCTTTAAATGTAGAGCTAATCtgtttaaacaattttttcttctgttttttttttaaagtagggagtcaataattttcttttctttttcaggtgGCTTGCTTTGACCCTGGAACCAACTCTTGGTCTTTAATGACCCCCCTCCCCGCTGGACATGGAGAGCCTGGTGTTGCTGTGCTGAACAATCGCATCTATATACTGGGTGGGCGCTCACATAACAAAGGCAACAGGATGAATTATGTTCACGTGTACAACCCTGACACAGGCGAGTGGGAAAAGGACACTGAATTTAAAGAGCGCGTCTCTGGCCTGGCAGCCTGCGTGGCACTCATGCCCCCTGCTGTGATCGCTCAGGCCAGAAACTGGGAGCAGCGCACCAAGGCTTCATGGGaagatgtggacagagacagcTCAGAGGACTCTATTGAGGACTGAAGCAGCTATGTTGAACTAAATCCCCCAACTCTCATGCACTTTTCTTATTGTAACATATGTTGTGACTGTGCTCGTGGCCACattgttccctttatttttcgTTTGCATGTTGACCACTTTGAGTGCCTCCATACTAAAGTGTCTTTTAAGATCTTTGCACATGTTTTGTCGGTTTCTCAGATTTAAGAACTTGCACAAATGTTCTACCTTcattctttctatttttaccTGAATTCTGATGGCTATGCAAAACTGTGGACTACGTTCAGCTGCAGAGATTTATTATTACAGGACTTTTGGAAAATGGACCTTCTAATACTGGTTTTAGATGAGTTTTTGACAGGCAGCTGCTGTTGTTTCATAGTTTGCTACTTCAAAGTTATTTCCAGGATCTAATAATCATAAAAACCAGACTACTTTGGGGTATCTACACAAATGTTTCATTATGTGTGTAATCATCACATTTCAATGTTTAATTGTGGGCCTAATCCTCAGCCTCTTTCTTCTCTGTTATTGGAGCAGATTGAGATGAGCCTTAGATTTAATATAGtatttactgtatgtttatAACTTGAGTGATGAGAAGGTGGTGCCAATGGGTGGAGATCTCACCTTATTTTATGTTGCCATGCCCATTAATTTCATGCAAACCAAGCCCctctttttgtgtgtcttttgattcattttgtaTACAGTACAACTGTAAATCTAAATGAATTTCTGTTGACAGAATCGGGCCGTACttctttcttctgtgttttcttaATGACATTTAATAGAGGCAGAAAGTAGGACAGATGACACCTCTGCCCTTATGCATCTACtcatgaaatatatttttcattcttaatattatgtttaggttttttttaaccagtgaGCATGGGGCGTGCAAGTATCCAAATcttcataattaaataaatgaatataattttttttttgtctcacgTAATGTCATTAGGGACTGGGGATATAGTTATCCAGGGGTATTATGTTGGGTGTTTAAAATAAGACCTCAAAAACTCCCCAAAAGCTAAAAAGACTCAATTTAGGTTTGTATGTGATAATGATAACATTACAAAATGTCTTGAAATGGTCTAGGAAAGAAGCAATGAAAAATTAAGGCAAAGGCGATTATATTTCAGCtcgcaacaagttatttaaccccataTGATGCAATGAGCagtttctcatttcttaaataaCCATGTAGAAAGACACATCCCGTAGTCATGGAGacgatgttagtctgtttaagaagagTCAAATCAATGGCATCAAGCAGTGAAAACTTCTAAGGAGATTGcagaaactaataaaaattaagTTAATAACTGTTCAACGCATTATTAAatactggaaggatagtggggaaccattgTGTTCCAGGAAAAAATCAATTATCCTGAATGATGGCGATCGGCGATCACTTaaatcagatggaagaaaaacaacagtggaactcagggctatgtttaatagtgaaagtaagagcatttcTACATGCACAATGCAAAGAGAACTcgagggattgggactgaacagctgtgtagccatgaGAAAACCACAAATCAGTGAGGCAAGCTGGAGGaaaaggcttcaatttgctaaggagcataaagattggccTCTTGAGCAATGGaaagtcatgtggtctgatgagtccagattaaccctgttccagagtgatgggagcatcaagGTAAGAAGAGAGGTAGATAAAGTGATGGAGCCATCATGCACTCAGcactactgtacaagcctgtggggacAGTCTATGGTCTGCTGCAgatggtcaggtctaggttcagcaacattatgtgcccaAAGAATATCAGCTGATACTTGAATATGGTGAATGACCAGGTTATTCCATCGAttgctttttttattcctgGTGGCATGGGCGTATTataagatgacaatgccaggattcattggTCTTAAATCATGAAAGAGTGGTTCAAGGAGCATGTCATTTTCACACTACAGAGTCTAGACCTGAATTCCACTGAGactctttgggatgtgctggagaaggctttgtggaGTGGTTGGACTCTCCTACCATCAATAAAAGTTCTTGGTAAAAATGAATGCagcactggatggaaataaattttGTGACATTGTgaagcttattgaaacaatgACAGCGAATCCACGCTATAATTAAAGCTAAAGGAGGTCCAAATAGACCAATTAGAAGGTGTGACTGTTCTTTTTGGTggcaacttttttctttttttttttttcggacAGGCAGTGTAGAAGG containing:
- the klhl22 gene encoding kelch-like protein 22 isoform X2 yields the protein MKTMRPERHCLDMAEDGALSPTGGRAESSSGRSGRQIFRSSAHFRSLLDGLLSLRQGDILYDVELVVEGRPLRAHRVLLAASCDYFRGMFTGGLREVQQKEIPIHGVSYIAMKKVLDYIYTSEIELDMECVQEVLTAATLIQLENVISFCCDFLFSWLDESNILEVHHIADLYGLEQLKARVHCFILRNIQTLSQTDEYRQLPQDVVFRALNSDELQVTSENEVYEAALHYHYSPEEVETDQVYLQENLKMLQAVRFCLIEKQVLQRLHSRLDQCPLKDSVSAALRYHEQEVLQPVLQSPLTQPRSTFHCILGFGGMFSSSTLAESEHLFQVYLPSWGEWRTLTAAHAPRMSNQGVAVLNNFVYLIGGDKNTSGFRAENRCWRYDPRHNSWCSIQPMQQQHADHCVCVAGGYIYAIAGRDYSSELDSVERYDPHTNMWEFVSPLRREVYAHAGAVVDGKIYITCGRRGMAYLRETYCFDLAANAWTACAEGPVERAWHGMAAVNRRVYVIGGSNDERGYRRDVLKVACFDPGTNSWSLMTPLPAGHGEPGVAVLNNRIYILGGRSHNKGNRMNYVHVYNPDTGEWEKDTEFKERVSGLAACVALMPPAVIAQARNWEQRTKASWEDVDRDSSEDSIED
- the klhl22 gene encoding kelch-like protein 22 isoform X1 — encoded protein: MKTMRPERHCLDMAEDGALSPTGGRAESSSGRSGRQIFRSSAHFRSLLDGLLSLRQGDILYDVELVVEGRPLRAHRVLLAASCDYFRGMFTGGLREVQQKEIPIHGVSYIAMKKVLDYIYTSEIELDMECVQEVLTAATLIQLENVISFCCDFLFSWLDESNILEVHHIADLYGLEQLKARVHCFILRNIQTLSQTDEYRQLPQDVVFRALNSDELQVTSENEVYEAALHYHYSPEEVETDQVYLQVSLKENLKMLQAVRFCLIEKQVLQRLHSRLDQCPLKDSVSAALRYHEQEVLQPVLQSPLTQPRSTFHCILGFGGMFSSSTLAESEHLFQVYLPSWGEWRTLTAAHAPRMSNQGVAVLNNFVYLIGGDKNTSGFRAENRCWRYDPRHNSWCSIQPMQQQHADHCVCVAGGYIYAIAGRDYSSELDSVERYDPHTNMWEFVSPLRREVYAHAGAVVDGKIYITCGRRGMAYLRETYCFDLAANAWTACAEGPVERAWHGMAAVNRRVYVIGGSNDERGYRRDVLKVACFDPGTNSWSLMTPLPAGHGEPGVAVLNNRIYILGGRSHNKGNRMNYVHVYNPDTGEWEKDTEFKERVSGLAACVALMPPAVIAQARNWEQRTKASWEDVDRDSSEDSIED